The Primulina eburnea isolate SZY01 chromosome 6, ASM2296580v1, whole genome shotgun sequence genome contains a region encoding:
- the LOC140834032 gene encoding uncharacterized protein has translation MFLRLSTKLLNISIASLCRTKQLEKAEAAIIDGIRLGVVPDVVTYNTLIMGYCRIVGFEAGYSVIYRMKEAGVSPNVVTYNSLMAGATRGHTVSKCFDMFEEMLEMEIIPDVWTYNTLIHCLFKYGKPDEAYRVFHDILLHNIYPCQTTYNIMINGLCRNGYIKNALILFRNLQRGGCVPEIMTYNILINGLCKSEKWKHTMKLFEELRQSGCSPNAITYTTVMKCCFKRKNLREGLEIFSEMKNKGYAYDLFSYCTVVGALLKWGRTQEASKYVALMIKIGYQLDIASYNTLINMHCKSGKLENAYNLLNAAEESGLECDIYTHTILIDGLCKAGNISGAERHLNHLKTMGFYCLVAFNCFIDTLCKLGHIDYALQVFHSMDVKDSFTYSSLVHNLCKNRRYRLASELLVSCIKAGLQILRSDRRAVIKGLTLTGSERDVQKFKLKVRIAKLLSY, from the coding sequence ATGTTTCTTAGATTATCAACTAAGCTGTTGAACATTTCGATAGCTTCCCTCTGTAGAACAAAGCAACTGGAGAAAGCAGAAGCCGCTATAATCGATGGCATTAGATTGGGAGTGGTACCAGATGTTGTGACTTACAATACTCTGATCATGGGGTATTGTCGTATTGTTGGGTTTGAAGCTGGTTACTCTGTTATTTACAGAATGAAGGAAGCTGGGGTGTCTCCAAATGTTGTTACATATAATTCATTGATGGCTGGTGCCACCAGGGGGCACACAGTGTCTAAATGTTTTGATATGTTTGAAGAGATGCTTGAAATGGAAATTATTCCTGATGTATGGACTTATAACACATTGATCCACTGCCTTTTCAAATACGGAAAACCAGATGAAGCATACAGGGTTTTCCATGATATTCTCCTCCATAATATATATCCATGTCAAACTACATACAACATTATGATAAATGGACTATGCAGGAATGGGTATATAAAGAATGCACTAATTTTATTTAGGAATTTGCAGCGTGGTGGATGTGTTCCTGAGATAATGACATACAATATTCTTATCAATGGTCTATGCAAGTCAGAAAAGTGGAAACACACAATGAAGCTTTTCGAGGAGCTTCGACAATCAGGTTGTTCCCCTAATGCTATTACCTATACCACAGTGATGAAATGCTGTTTTAAGCGTAAGAACCTCAGGGAAGGACTTGAAATCTTTTCGGAAATGAAGAATAAAGGGTATGCATATGATTTATTTTCGTACTGTACAGTGGTTGGGGCTTTGCTAAAGTGGGGCAGGACCCAGGAAGCCAGTAAGTATGTTGCTCTCATGATTAAGATCGGGTACCAGCTTGATATCGCATCATATAACACCTTAATTAATATGCATTGTAAGTCAGGTAAACTAGAAAATGCCTACAACTTATTGAATGCGGCAGAAGAGAGTGGTCTGGAATGTGATATATATACCCATACCATCTTGATAGATGGACTTTGCAAGGCAGGAAATATTTCTGGTGCTGAGAGGCATCTAAACCATTTGAAAACAATGGGATTCTATTGCTTGGTAGCTTTTAATTGCTTTATTGATACTCTTTGTAAACTTGGCCACATAGATTATGCACTGCAAGTTTTTCACTCAATGGATGTAAAGGATTCCTTTACCTACTCTTCCTTGGTACACAATCTTTGCAAGAATCGGAGGTACCGATTGGCTTCTGAACTCTTGGTATCTTGCATTAAAGCTGGTCTGCAAATACTTAGATCAGACAGAAGGGCTGTTATTAAAGGCCTTACTCTTACAGGCTCCGAGAGGGATGTTCAAAAATTTAAGTTGAAAGTCCGGATAGCCAAGTTGTTGAGTTATTAA
- the LOC140834033 gene encoding ethylene-responsive transcription factor-like protein At4g13040, whose protein sequence is MVSIRRRKLLGLCSGRSSFLAPLPQVAELGKKFENSVENTKSVGNYGLSTNGCYIPREETTLEDGPGKSNVSASSPLQDNIFQYSSEVKRRKRHRRKQVENQEPCIMRGVYFKNSKWQAAIKVDKKQIHLGTVGSQEEAARLYDRAAFMCGREPNFELSEEEKQQLRKFKWDEFLAFTRLTITNKKSQRTTPGSQRKLQNNELEGGEQGHSSVSASDDDTSVP, encoded by the exons ATGGTGAGCATCCGGAGGCGCAAACTCTTAGGACTATGCTCTG GGAGAAGTTCTTTCTTGGCTCCACTGCCCCAAGTTGCCGAGCttggaaaaaaatttgaaaactccGTGGAGAACACAAAGTCTGTCGGCAATTATGGTCTGTCTACGAATGGCTGCTACATCCCAAGAGAA GAAACCACCTTGGAAGATGGGCCTGGTAAATCAAATGTGTCTGCATCAAGTCCATTGCAAGACAACATCTTTCAATACTCCTCTG AGGTTAAACGCAGAAAGCGTCACAGGAGAAAACAAGTTGAAAACCAAGAACCATGCATCATGCGAGGTGTCTATTTCAAGAATTCTAAATGGCAGGCTGCAATTAAAGTTGACAAGAAACAGATCCATTTGGGTACTGTTGGCTCTCAAGAAGAAGCTGCTCGGTTATACGACAG GGCTGCATTCATGTGTGGAAGGGAACCCAACTTTGAGCTATCAGAGGAGGAAAAGCAACAGCTTAGAAAATTTAAATGGGATGAGTTTCTAGCTTTTACTCGTTTAACAATAACCAACAAGA AAAGTCAGAGAACTACCCCTGGCTCTCAAAGAAAGTTGCAAAACAACGAATTGGAGGGTGGTGAGCAAGGACACAGCAGTGTTTCTGCTTCGGATGATGATACATCAGTCCCTTGA
- the LOC140835436 gene encoding uncharacterized protein — MCRSTGILLRLWSSWAFCQIFRPYAPTQSFQQSGYPPPRGPIQQPFPGPQQAQVHALTQDQAQDAPGGVIADTGASHSFLSAAFVYEHEIATIPLLDTVFRPYYGSKWNFYGYDSQSRIPLVSAMEMFRLLSIGNEGFLIYALDATREEQLKVSDIPVVKDFPDVFPNEIPGFPPQREIDLSIELMPGTNPISRAPYRLALTELKELKEQLQDLLEKGYIRPSMSPWGAPVLFVKKKDGTMRIVLFLGHVISAQGVSVDPSKVEAVINWPKPTNVSEIRSFLGLAGYYRRFIEGFSRIARPMTQLTQKDRRFVWTAECQSDKFSVASDGCLRYNGRLVVPNLIDLKESILREAHCSRHSVHPGIRKMYHTLKSHYWWEGMKKEISDFVARCLTCQQVKAEIMRPGGMLHSLEVPQWNWEHIAMDFVTHLSRSNRGCDAIWVIVDRLSKSAHFIPYDRTCTYTKMAKMYIDHVVRLHGVPESLSLVEFSYNNSFQATIGMTPFEALYGRKCRSPICWEDVGEKQMAIPEFIQEMKDKVEMTRKRMKAAQDRQASYVNKRRRPLEFQVGDQVFLKVSPFRGTMRFGRKGKLAPRYIGPYAIVERIGTLAYRLDLPQSLSAIHDVFHVSMLRKYEPDPSHVLRTDEVELDSSLSYVEHPVQILDRKVKQLRNKTIPLVMVQWSRHGREEATWELEAKMRQEWPHLFENVINYSMYSDFPMYYQW, encoded by the exons ATGTGTAGGAGTACAGGGATCTTGTTACGTTTGTGGTCAAGTTGggcattttgccaga TCTTTAGACCATATGCTCCTACCCAGTCATTTCAGCAATCCGGTTATCCACCTCCTAGAGGTCCTATTCAGCAGCCATTTCCAGGGCCGCAGCAAGCTCAAGTCCATGCTTTGACTCAGGACCAGGCCCAGGATGCACCAGGCGGagttattgcag ACactggagcatctcattcatttttATCTGCTGCATTTGTTTATGAGCATGAGATTGCTACTATTCCGTTGTTGGATACTGT ATTTAGACCGTATTATGGCAGcaaatggaatttttatggttaTGATTCACAGTCTCGAATTCCATTAGTATCTGCAATGGAAATGTTCAGATTGTTGTCAATCGGCAACGAAGGATTTTTGATCTATGCTCTTGATGCAACACGGGAAGAACAATTGAAAGTTTCAGACATTCCCGTTGTCAAGGATtttcctgatgtatttcctAATGAGATTCCGGGTTTTCCGCCTCAAAGGGAAATAGATcttagcattgaattgatgccagggaCAAATCCTATATCTAGAGCACCATATCGTTTAGCTCTgacagagttgaaagaactcaaagaacagCTTCAGGATTTACTGGAGAAAGGCTATATCAGACCAAGTAtgtcgccttggggagctccagtattgttcgtaaagaagaaagacggaacGATGAGAAT AGTTTTATTTTTGGGCCATGTTATCTCTGCACAAGGAGTATCTGTTGACcctagtaaggttgaagctGTTATCAATTGGCCTAAACCAACCAATGTGTCTGAGATTCGAAGCTTTTTGGGGTTAGCTGGGTACTATAGGCGTttcattgaaggattttctCGAATAGCTAGGCCTATGACCCAGTTGACGCAGAAAGATCGACGTTTTGTGTGGACTGCAGAAT GTCAATCAGACAAGTTCAGTGTTGCTTCAGATGGATGTCTGCGCTATAATGGTAGACTTGTGGTTCCGAATTTGATAGATTTGAAAGAATCTATACTTCGTGAAGCTCATTGTAGTCGGCACAGTGTTCATCCTGGAATCAGAAAGATGTATCATACCTTGAAATCTCATTATTGGTGggaaggtatgaagaaggagATTTCTGACTTTGTTGCTAGATGTTTGACGTGCCAACAGGTTAAAGCTGAGATAATGAGACCTGGTGGTATGTTACATAGTCTTGAAGTGCCACAGTGGAATTGGgagcatattgctatggattttgtgacacacctATCTCGTTCTAATcgtggttgtgatgcgatttgggtgattgtggatagattatctaaatcAGCCCATTTTATTCCTTATGATCGTACTTGTACTTATACGAAAATGGCAAAAATGTACATCGATCATGTagtgagattgcatggtgtgcct GAATCATTGTCACTtgttgaattctcttacaataacagcttccaagcaaccATCGGAATGACACCATTTGAAGCCTTGTACGGtagaaaatgtagatctccgATATGCTGGGAAGATGTAGGAGAAAAACAGATGGCAATACCAGAATTTATACAAGAAATGAAAGACAAGGTTGAAATGACCAGGAAAAGAATGAAAGCAGCTCAAGATCGTCAAGCCAGCTATGTTAATAAAAGGCGTAGGCCTTTAGAATTTCAGGTTGGCGATCAGGTTTTCTTGAAAGTATCACCGTTTCGTGGTACTATGAGATTTGGGCGCAAAGGGAAGCTAGCTCCGCGTTATATTGGTCCATATGCGATTGTTGAGAGGATTGGCACGTTGGCTTATCGTTTGGACTTGCCGCAGAGTTTGTCTGCgatacatgatgtgtttcatgtatctatgttaCGAAAGTATGAGCCAGATCCTTCTCATGTCTTGAGGACTGATGAGGTGGAGTTGGATAGTTCCCTTAGCTATGTTGAGCATCCAGTGCAAATTCTTGATCGCAAAGTGAAGCAACTGAGGAATAAGACGATTCCATTGGTTATGGTGCAGTGGAGTAGACATGGGAGagaagaagctacatgggaatTAGAGGCTAAGATGCGTCAGGAATGGCCTCATTTGTTTGAAAATGTAATAAATTATTCCATGTATTCTGATTTCCCTATGTACTATCAGTGGTAA
- the LOC140834034 gene encoding uncharacterized protein, giving the protein MQLIISQFQELRPPKFFGNESGEKAAGWLKSINHLFNLMEYSQDIKLKLAIYQLKDRAQLLWEATEEEMKDSGEIITWDAFRAHFTQEYAPPSYYAAKEEEFNQLVQRNKSVVEYASQFSALLPYVPHVARNDQAKLSRFLHGLQRTVHTLVMTGSPNTYIQAVEKARKIEASLLRGDPQPGPSSGSQGSGSSMSMPVDLPPYQPVQSYQQPKQQRYKVKGKQFKKKSQSSSSSSGSARGGGSVGSSSTVHCD; this is encoded by the coding sequence ATGCAGTTAATAATTTCGCAGTTCCAAGAATTACGTCCTCCAAAATTCTTTGGCAACGAGAGCGGAGAAAAAGCAGCAGGCTGGCTGAAAAGCATAAATCATCTATTTAATTTGATGGAGTATTCCCAAGATATTAAATTGAAGCTTGCCATCTACCAACTGAAAGACCGAGCACAACTCTTGTGGGAAGCCACAGAGGAAGAAATGAAGGACTCTGGtgaaattattacttgggatgcaTTTCGTGCTCACTTTACCCAAGAATATGCACCACCGTCATATTATGCTGCTAAAGAAGAAGAGTTCAATCAGTTGGTGCAGAGAAACAAATCAGTTGTGGAATATGCTTCACAGTTTTCTGCTCTTTTGCCCTATGTTCCACATGTTGCTAGGAATGATCAGGCTAAACTATCACGTTTTCTGCATGGGTTGCAACGGACTGTTCATACTTTGGTAATGACTGGATCGCCTAATACGTATATTCAAGCAGTGGAAAAGGCGAGGAAAATTGAAGCAAGTTTGCTCAGAGGAGACCCACAGCCAGGTCCATCATCTGGTTCTCAGGGATCTGGTAGTAGTATGTCAATGCCAGTGGATTTACCTCCATATCAGCCTGTACAGTCATACCAACAACCCAAACAGCAGAGGTACAAGGTaaaaggaaagcaattcaagaagaaGTCTCAATCCAGCTCTTCCAGTTCAGGAAGTGCACGAGGAGGAGGTTCGGTTGGGTCGTCTAGCACTGTGCATTGTGACTGA